The window atatgttcaatataACGAAAAATGTGCATTTCAATTGCACTCAAGAAATTCTTGATCAAATTGTAGGTTTCCCTAATCAATTCCATAGTCCATATTTGACACTACCAGTTCAAAGACGTTTCTGGACATCTAGAGAGGTTCCTCAGACTTCGTAGCTGATATGGTTATAAATCTTTTGGATTGCCTTGAGTCTGGGGTGtctatttgtaataatttatatgacCCTTTAGACTTCCAATGAGTTTGTTATTGATGTGACATCTCATGAGGCCACAGTAAGACTTTGGTCCAAAATATGGTGTCCTCACctcttttttatcaataatatttaccTGGTATACCCCGGTTACCTTGTTGACTGACTACGGCCCTCATACATTCATTCGCACATGATGGAGGaggaaaaaataatgattttatcttAGAGATTTcaattgatgataatttgaaatatttctgcaCTAAACATACTAAttgtaaaacataaaaaagaagataatgtCGACAGGCTTCTgtgaataattattcaatattggTGCTAGAAATAAGTCAGTTGCTTCAAAACGGTAAGAAATGTTTGAGGTTTGGTATTATTAAAGACAGTTTCTGTCTTTTATATACATCAACAAAATCTACATCTATTCTTCATGTATTCATCAAAAAGTTTGGTATAATATTAGCGAAGAGCTACGAAAACCAGTGCCGAAGAAGCAGCAGCTCGGACGTCTTAATATGTTAcagataaaaacaataattttagatTGGCAGATGCTGAAAATTGGTACAATGAATTATCGACAATTTTCTTACCAATGGAATAGTAAAGAATGGCAAAATCGAATGTAGATAACGCGATGCAGTTCATAATTATCCAAATTTAAGCTTAGAATTTAGCCCCAATGTATAAGCCATTTTAAACAGTTTAAAGAAACCATTTTTAATATAGGGAAGGGCAGAGCACTGGTAATTTTCAaagatgaaattattattatcaaatcaaatatttgtttttccgtATTCAGTATTCATCAAGAGCAATAACTCTATtcatttctatcattttttattcttcaGGTAGCGTCTTAATTCTGAGGGCTGGCAATAATCTAAGCAATTCGAATTTTGGTAACTGCCGCTCTGAAAACTTGCttattatatcaatttcttGAATTCTCCTATTGTCTATTCTCTCTCCTCTTTTCTCACGATTTCTTATTCTATGATTAGCTGAAGAacgaaaaccaaaattttcttTCACCTTTATCGATAATTATCTGTGTTTTTTCATTCCTTATAATAATGTATCATTAGTAACTTTCTGCACCCACGATATTCTCCGAAATTAGATATATGCTCTATTTTCAAATACTCGAAGTTACAGGTAACCATTTTCTTAATCTCCCATGTTTCCATCCCATTGTACAGTTAATAATTAGAAGCTCCAGACTCAAATCCCGACTGTCTAACACTCTTTTCTTTTCACAGAATGTTTGAAGATAAGCATAAAGTCCCGAATGTTCAACCACCAGGTTATGAATGTATAAAAGCTCCCAATATTTTAAGTTGTTTTTAATATCAGCAAAACTATTGGAGTCCATATTCTTCACCACTTTATTCGATAACATCTGTAGCTTTCTAATGATTCTGACATCAAAACTCAACATATCGCatataaattctatattttctgAAGATTTgctaattataaataaagtggAAATCATGGATGAGGATTCATTAACCAACCAATGCTTCTTGAGGATAAAAGTCCTCAACAGTCACAGAGTAATGTACAGGTTTCTGGATCAAGTTAATCAACACTTTGACTATGCCTGTTTTGATAGTCTGTGGTTGGAATTCTTGTAATATAACACCAAGTACCTTTTAAATAACCTCTTAGAATTATATCCAAACTAAATTGATGCCAGATGACGAATATACTTTGTTATATAAACAATCACTTTTGTTTGAAGATAATAGTTATTTGCACAGATCTTgcacaatataaataattagttCAATGCAGTTCAAAAACTTTATGAAATTAGTTGTGATTTGTCTGAGGtgataaattttcattgattacaTGATGTATTGTGTGAGATCGTCCTTTCCACCACAACAATCACATCTGCAACGTTGtcatcttgaaaattttcaacaataagtTACCAAATAATGAATCTGACCGCGAATAATAAGAATATTCCGACTTGCCTCGTACAacgaacaaaaattaattgtatGCGTGCGTGAAAAAATTTCCTCACATACTTAAGTTCTCACCGCTAAATACCGTAAAGCtcattataaatttatcaaaatttgtttcacTTCCCTAATGTAACAATATCTACCTATAGATACCCCGAAAAAAATTTTGGCCGATACCtgggaaatataattttaaataatgagGGCTTTTGCTAAGGGTAGGGGCCCTTTTCGGAGACTCGAGCCCTATAAAAGAAACAACAGGTAGTggttcattattaaaataattttattctcgATCGAGACATCACACAAGAAATTCATAccattttcagtaaatatgGATTTTTACATCGACAGTTTTGAGTATCCTTATATGGTTCCTGTTCCTGCTAGTTCTCCTAGTGATTGGAGTTCGGTGTCGAGTTGCGATAATTATCCTGACGAGAATAAATTTCTGTTTAACGCCGATTTAGAAAGACAAAAACGTACAGTTACTCCTTCGATTTTAAAAAAACGTAGATTGGCTGCGAATGctagagaaagaagaagaatgcaAAATTTGAATCAGGCGTTCGATAGATTGAGGACGTTTCTTCCGCAATTGGGACAAGACAGACAGCTCTCTAAATATGAAACGTTGCAGATGGCTCAAACTTATATCACGGCGCTTTatgaacttttgaaaaaagaaaaggaaaactTTGATTAGTGTTATTgtgattttataaattgttttgtaagattttattgatataaagctctatttgtaaatattattatgtttaaagTAAGTTTATCTTGttgtttattgattgatatataaatttgtagaataaaaattattccttGAAAGAAgcatcaattttcttaattttgattctatattacaatttttttaaaaactcaattcataaatttttattatcctaATCAGGGAATGCATTTTGAGTGTCCTTATATGGTTCCTGTTCCCGATTGTTATCCTggacttttgaaaaaaaactttgattagTGTTATTgtgattttataaattgttttgtaagataatattgatataaagttctatttgtaaatattattatgtttaaagTAAGTTTATCTTGttgtttattgattgatatataaatttgtagaataaaaattattccttGAAAGAAgcatcaattttcttaattttgattctatattacaatttttttaaaaactcaattcataaatttttattatcctaATCAGGGAATGCATTTTGAGTGTCCTTATATGGTTCCTGTTCCCGATTGTTATCCTggacttttgaaaaaaaactttgattagTGTTATTgtgattttataaattgttttgtaagataatattgatataaagttctatttgtaaatattattatgtttaaagTAAGTTTATCTTGttgtttattaattgatatataaatttgtagAATAAAAATCATTCCTTGAAACAAgcatcaattttcttaattttgattctattattaaaatttttttaacaaattttcattatcctAACCAGgcaattcatttttattcttacttaactacaaaattatattattttattcaattttcagtcaatataattttgattttctaataattcgctgaagttcattttaattttgtgtCCACTATATGTATAACATGGAACATACTTTTGATGTTCCAAATTGAAATTCTGGATTCTCCTTCTAGCTGAAATAAGATTtaacatttcatattttgggGCATTACGGAGACATTCTTAACACACTATTAACTACCCTGCACTTACTGCTTCGAAAAAACAGATTATGTCATTGTCAGTGTCTATACAGTAAAGCATGTGTTCAGAACACAGTTtgctaaattttgaaaaaaaatttcttccaaGGTGTACAGAAACGcttattttataagaaaaaattatggcTTTCATCCCAATCTACTGCACTGAACCTAGACAACCAGAGTGACTCAAATGGGACAAATATGAAGGTAAGTCCAGGTCTcatgtcatattttttttgaatcaACTCCAAATGACCAAATTTTGACAAATGGATGATTATACAAACGGGTGCAGCTCATGGGTTTGGATTGAAGTTGGATAAAGAGTTGATTTAATCTTTGCCCCTACCTTCGATATACATGTCATGAATTATTTGATCTCAAGATATATCATGTCCTAAACGAACTAAgcacaataatattttcaagaagAAGGATTCTAAGGAACAATTATACTGTACAAGGCAACCTCttgataaatggaaaatttttatcgaaGACGTTGTGTTAGCTTATCGGGAATTTCTCTTTATACTATATTTAAACTTTTTAGCTCCTAGGAGACTTTCATAGGTTCTTATACGGCTCGAAAGACCAGATAGTATTGTTGTGGTGCTAGTAAGCATTATATTTCATGGAAATTGTGTTTACAGGTTGAATGCTTCGAACTTTGTTGAATTGCATTGAAGAGTTGATTTAATCATGTCATGAATTATTTGCTTCGATATATATCTTGTCCTAGACACACTAAGAACAATAATATTCTCAAGAGGAAGGATTCTATGGAACAATTATACTGTCCTCTTTATGAATGGAAAGTAATATTTTGGATTTATGAAAATCTTCGACTAGGGCATACGAAATTCACTTCACATCCATTTTTGCACTTGATTACCATCGAGCTAATTTTCCTTGTGTAGCTTTCTTTGAGGAGACCCCCAACAATACCACAAATAATACCGCTAACAACAATGACTAATTGGGAGAATAATCTGAAAATAAGTTTGAGGTCTAATGTCACTTTCTCCTTTTAACAAACTCTCGTGCGTTAAAACATTCTTTTTAGGTTTTCTACAGCTTAAAAGTAACATTTCATTACATATCAGATAGATTTTgggaaaatatttcaatcataggtaggaatttctggaacctATGTTTATATTCATACAGAACACATACCCTTTTACCAACACacagtaatttattttatgaatataaagtaataaacaatttaaaaaaacatatagtAAGACAAAGTTCAAACTTTTGCAAAAAGGTTTTTTCTAGTTATGAAAAAAACTCAGTGAAGTGCTGATTTGAAAAGTTTCTCAAgacatattttctataataaaaacgATTATTCACTTTTCAACTAACAGCCAAACATAACCAAAAAGACaacaaataatttccaaatgttttaattgaattttcattcttCTTTCCCTGCAACTTACATAGTAACACAATTGTTCAATATTCTGGAAGTATCTTAGTAATTTTCGGACTTCGATGAACATTCGAAATTATTCGAGAAAATCGGATAAGTCACGAAATTAATTAGACACAAAGAAATTGTATGTAATGTGTAAGTTTCTACTTTGGTCATTGATCTGAGATTTATCTCAAtacgtaataataaaaatcgattcaaaataattcttcaactcattttctttgattttgtcGGGTGGTAAGTTTCGACCGCTTTTCAAACCATTTCTTCTGCTATGTTTTacctttttcttcatttttttctacgtctgccttcatttttttgtttggttcaTCCATTTTTTTACTCTACAATTGCATATCTTGTTTAATTATGTTTCCTTGTGAATCTGTCTTGTTTCTCACGATATGACCACGtcaattttgtcttttttttgtGATACTTCTAAAGTGTAGCACTGAATTCATTCCTCATTCATATGTATGGGTAAGTTTCTCCTGACTACAAccagaaattgaaaataatttttgaaatatgtcaATTGAAAATCTTTGTCAGATTTTTATGCCATTTCTTTTGTCCTTGTGTCCCTTTTCTTTTCATTCCATATTATCCTTGCAAGCACTTACATGGAATTCAtctttattgtattatattcatAGAATTAGTTCTAGCACTGTTTATAGTTGATTCTGTTTgtcttttattgttttcaattccTTATTCCTATTTCTTCTTATTGTTTATCAAAACATTAgaataaaatcttgaaatttcaGAGTTAATgacaatatttcttataatgtttagtataaaaaaatattagtttatgCAACGatttttctgacaaaaaaagttttttctgatactttgaataattattttatgtttaaagaATTTCTTTCATGTCGATAAAACATAGAAATagtcattttcaataaaagaaaaaataacacaCATATTTAAttaacactttttatttaaaacaaataaataaaataagttacaaaaatttggCACATTATTTACatgattaacatatttttcatattcaaaaaatcatttggCACATTTAGAGTACTGAAAATTTACTAATCTATGagctaaaataataaataacatcaGTCAAAGCTATATACATctaaaaagtacattttttattagattaaatggaagaaaaaactataaatctAGATAACAGTAGACCTTGTTGAACTTTGGTATATAACTAATTCAATTATGAAAGTATCGaacaaaatgttcaataaacaAGTTTAGGATAGCGcaattgtattaataaataatttataatcgataattttagtaaaataaaaactataaacaaaCTTATCTTCATTGGTTACCGTCTCGTTGATCCAGAAGATCGTAAAGCGCTGTAATATAAGTTTGAGCCATCTGCAACGTTTCATATTTCGAAAGCTGCCTATCTTGTCCTAATTGAGGAAGAAACGTCCTCAATCTATCGAACGCTTGATTCAAATTTTGCATTCTTCTCCTTTCTCTAGCATTCGCCGCTAATCttctttttctcaaaataatagGTGTGACTCGACTCTTACTTCTCAGCGGTTCCGGAGACGTGGATTTATAACtttcttctgaataattttcGTATGATTCTGGTGATACGCATCCCCAATTACCAGAAACGTCTTGAGGTGACAGAAGGTAAGTCGTGTAATAGGATTCACTATAACCTGCCATTCCgcgtaaatatttttatctgattCGAAGTTTCACCACCGAACGTCGGAAGATATGTACGAAGAAATATTTTACCTGTTGGTCTTTTATATGCGGGCTACCCCCCGGTTTAATGTAAGGACCTTTGTGTTAAGTACCGCCCTACTAGCGCGTGCCGGCCGACCAATAGGCTCGTTACCTGATGAATACAGTCGTACATATACGGGCAATGAAAAAGTGGATATGAAACCTGCATTGAAGTTTCGgtagttattttatttagataatttcaaaatggcGATTGATCTACTACAGTTTCAATCAAATCATGATAATGTAAACAGATAATGGAATCTCTGaataccaaataaattaaaattgtatggaaaaaaattaagatctatgaaataatatttcgcAATAAAAGTCTCGTCTTGTCCGTGAAAGATCATCAGAGATCTCGCAAAAgtcttgaaaatttttttatgtaaaaatcaagCACAAACTCTAGCTGAATCCACAGCTTGAAGCTCTGagcgtctgcaggcgaactcggtgCTCATGAgtcacgtctgcctgtcgagtagatCTTGCAAAAACTACTCTACGCGGGATTATTTTAAACTCTCAAAAGAATATTTGCCGTAGTAGTATCTATTCAACTATGGATCGCCTATAAAtcgaactgctctcttctgtacTGAGTCGAGCATTTTTACGGTATACTTTGAAGTTGAGCTCCAAATGTAGAAGAAactgggccttgtagaggattataATCTGTTACGGGGTATAAAGCTTGATCTTTAGAAGGGCTTCAAGTTTTTTGTTGAGCTGCCTTGGCTAAAT of the Diorhabda carinulata isolate Delta chromosome 7, icDioCari1.1, whole genome shotgun sequence genome contains:
- the LOC130896879 gene encoding protein atonal-like, which gives rise to MDFYIDSFEYPYMVPVPASSPSDWSSVSSCDNYPDENKFLFNADLERQKRTVTPSILKKRRLAANARERRRMQNLNQAFDRLRTFLPQLGQDRQLSKYETLQMAQTYITALYELLKKEKENFD
- the LOC130896880 gene encoding protein atonal-like — encoded protein: MAGYSESYYTTYLLSPQDVSGNWGCVSPESYENYSEESYKSTSPEPLRSKSRVTPIILRKRRLAANARERRRMQNLNQAFDRLRTFLPQLGQDRQLSKYETLQMAQTYITALYDLLDQRDGNQ